In one window of Accipiter gentilis chromosome 28, bAccGen1.1, whole genome shotgun sequence DNA:
- the LOC126051715 gene encoding sulfotransferase 6B1-like, with translation MEKSRKKFADIIDQAMVAANTMDRDKLLFSYKGILYPATFCSPEVFRAMESLEARSDDIILAGYPKSGTNWVGQILNDLVAIFEKKTQNKESSMNDEELEEFPYLEIGDTGKFERMNKLPSRRVIFTHLLPENLPRSIFKSKAKILLLIRNPKDVATSFYHFSNAMSPLPSYDTWDDFFVAFMTKKMPWGCYFEYISKWNKYADDENVMTITYEELKEHPVLSVKNISAFFGFFLTEKELQIVVERSSFQSMKKNSQKTHGAFGNLLFRKGAVSDWKNLFSEDQNEKMDKAFEEHIGRTKLGRKLKYEVYCKA, from the exons atgGAGAAGTCCAGAAAAAAATTTGCTGATATCATAGATCAGGCAATGGTTGCTGCTAATACAATGGATCGCGacaagctgcttttttcttacaAGGGGATTCTCTACCCTGCTACTTTTTGCAGTCCTGAAGTATTCAGAGCCATGGAGTCCCTTGAAGCCAGAAGTGATGATATCATTTTGGCAGGATACCCTAAATCTG gCACCAACTGGGTGGGTCAAATCTTAAATGATCTGGTGGccatatttgaaaagaaaacacagaataaagaaaGCAGCATGAATGATGAAGAACTAGAAGAATTCCCCTACCTGGAAATTGGAGATACTGGAAAGTTTGAG CGAATGAACAAACTACCTTCTCGAAGAGTTATATTTACTCATCTCCTTCCTGAAAATCTTCCCAGGTCTATCTTCAAAAGTAAAGCCAAG atattgtTGCTGATTCGCAATCCAAAAGATGTAGCTACATCTTTTTACCATTTCTCCAATGCCATGTCTCCTCTTCCCTCCTACGACACCTGGGATGATTTCTTTGTAGCTTTCATGACGAAGAAAA tgCCCTGGGGATGCTACTTTGAATACATTTCCAAATGGAACAAATATGCTGATGATGAAAATGTTATGACAATAACTTATGAAGAGCTAAAAGAG CATCCGGTCCTGAGTgtgaaaaacatatctgcttTCTTTGGGTTTTTCCTGACTGAAAAAGAGCTTCAGATTGTGGTAGAGAGGAGCAGCTTCCAGTCAATGAAGAAGAACTCGCAGAAGACCCATGGGGCGTTTGGCAATCTTCTCTTTCGCAAAG GTGCTGTAAGTGACTGGAAGAATCTTTTCAGTGAAGATCAGAATGAGAAAATGGACAAAGCATTTGAAGAACATATAGGAAGAACTAAACTGGGAAGAAAGTTGAAGTACGAAGTGTACTGTAAAGCCTGA